Proteins from one Drosophila gunungcola strain Sukarami chromosome 3R, Dgunungcola_SK_2, whole genome shotgun sequence genomic window:
- the LOC128266232 gene encoding uncharacterized protein LOC128266232 isoform X3, translating into MKADNFFKYGAPLYQPKSARSHSQSQPQALASNIGHLTSSSLLTSDDLRHLTQQRCTGYSDRESLASVSSAGGRIKRRSRNFPMKSSKGGISKKSKTMDYTNYAYNEAVGRLKVMLADNSYVAPKLGGGVSSYLRNFNEDSGDNFSDNLSVIERPVFSDISKYLSPSQKTRISSYRPKKSYTSGYLSASKENLATTPALYPSSSSVPAAPLPSDSVPAPVEIFSFIEKQEDYIEQLEKESKYCRNELTNLLGKVKDVINENEQLTENARTELVALGSAKCQPPIATTSPSSDSDEHLVFASGRKTPTTPRKGACKGQVQSPRYASAPNIVYEARISELEAELMQASIDLRRLRTENEELKRKLAHTDPLSTVSTLTGGSNCDLHRKQLESLQQDKLNLEESVRHLQRLLDEAKAQGQGSASSKRYISDLVQMERSQAELEVRHLRDELDRQHERVRELQHEMARRLAEERASAERRYNSQVDQLGGDLSCQWEQVAKLQLDLERQKRYETDLKRDVASRNSQIEELKMELRANRTTFLADMAQVNAEKQSLEQDITSLRLQLDRAARETKTEAARLTAEINSLRQRLDRGDADLLHSKREVLRLNDEIANLEKELAYGELKNEIRPTKKDLDKRISEMQDKHEPISDLVMPTTSEPLTTTTTLAAPTTLKESANEFTLLPDLELTDFPADVASEVAACTADVGAVDGDEILQNIIRSNERLAKELAKMPPLPKISSYRKQRNRAESSSPTAATSAPTAATSATSKTKCFCPSFMRHRHEHEHIHTLRRRSSACSSNSNAETSVACCRGRNGSRSAATSASKARTQTTHSKPTLETHHQHEHHRTTSNSNSNSNTAEQQQHHPGCCHSCKTEPLPWLQQHLVLNQTLSSAPVCQPTCQVQHLTVDAGGTAATCADATPSACRGPGSNALSASIKPKLYFEQLLRRDGCHKKPRPPVKVDVNVRLVPKQPTPKVTRSLNETFVKEVDEVAHALNETFVKDTSPELAHIDEQLAELERNDRDREDHEEEEEDEEAEEQEQATKL; encoded by the exons ATGAAAGCAGACAACTTCTTCAAGTACGGCGCCCCTTTGTACCAACCGAAAAGTGCCCGGAGTCACTCTCAGAGCCAACCGCAAGCCCTCGCCAGCAACATCGGCCATCTGACTTCGTCCTCGCTGCTGACGAGCGACGACCTGCGACATCTCACCCAGCAGCGGTGCACAGGATACTCGGACCGGGAGAGCCTAGCCAGCGTGAGCAGTGCGGGTGGCCGGATTAAGCGGCGATCGAG AAACTTCCCGATGAAGTCCTCGAAGGGGGGCATCAGCAAGAAGAGCAAGACCATGGATTACACCAACTACGCCTACAACGAGGCCGTGGGCCGTCTAAAGGTGATGCTGGCCGACAACTCCTACGTGGCCCCCAAATTGGGAGGAGGTGTGTCTTCGTATTTGCGCAACTTCAACGAGGATTCCGGGGACAACTTCTCCGACAACCTATCG gTAATTGAGCGTCCCGTCTTCTCGGACATTTCCAAGTATCTGTCGCCCAGCCAGAAGACGCGAATTAGCTCGTATCGCCCCAAGAAAAGCTATACTTCGGGTTATCTCTCTGCTTCCAAGGAGAATCTGGCTACCACTCCGGCTCTGTACCCGAGCAGCTCCTCCGTTCCCGCTGCTCCTCTTCCGTCGGACAGTGTGCCGGCTCCGGTGGAGATTTTCAGCTTTATCGAGAAGCAAGAGGATTACATTGAGCAGCTGGAAAAGGAGTCCAAGTACTGTCGCAATGAGCTGACCAATCTGTTGGGCAAAGTCAAGGATGTGATCAACGAGAACGAGCAGCTGACGGAGAATGCTCGTACCGAGTTGGTGGCTCTTGGTTCGGCTAAGTGCCAGCCACCGATTGCCACCACGAGTCCCTCCTCGGATAGTGACGAGCATTTGGTGTTCGCCAGTGGTCGCAAGACACCAACGACTCCGAGAAAGGGTGCCTGCAAGGGTCAGGTGCAGAGTCCTCGCTATGCAAGTGCCCCGAATATCGTCTACGAGGCCAGGATTAGCGAATTGGAAGCCGAGTTGATGCAGGCCAGCATCGATCTCCGACGCTTGCGCACTGAAAACGAAGAGCTCAAGCGGAAGCTGGCCCACACCGATCCCCTGTCGACTGTGTCCACCCTAACGGGGGGTTCCAACTGCGATTTGCACCGCAAACAGCTGGAAAGCCTGCAGCAGGACAAGCTGAATCTGGAGGAGAGCGTGCGCCACTTGCAGCGACTGCTGGACGAGGCCAAGGCCCAGGGCCAGGGAAGTGCCTCCTCCAAGCGGTACATAAGCGATCTGGTGCAGATGGAGCGCTCGCAGGCGGAGCTGGAGGTGCGCCATCTCCGGGACGAGCTGGACCGCCAGCACGAGCGGGTCAGGGAGCTGCAGCACGAGATGGCCAGGCGACTGGCCGAGGAGCGGGCCAGTGCCGAGCGGCGCTACAACAGCCAGGTGGACCAGCTGGGCGGCGATCTTAGCTGCCAGTGGGAGCAGGTGGCCAAGCTGCAGCTGGACCTGGAGCGCCAGAAGCGCTACGAAACCGATCTCAAGCGGGATGTGGCCAGTCGCAATTCGCAGATCGAGGAGCTCAAAATGGAGCTGAGAGCCAACAGGACCACCTTCCTGGCGGACATGGCGCAGGTGAATGCGGAGAAGCAATCGTTGGAGCAGGACATCACCTCGTTGCGTCTGCAGTTGGACCGGGCCGCCAGGGAAACCAAGACGGAGGCGGCTCGCCTTACCGCCGAGATCAACTCCTTGAGGCAGCGACTGGACCGCGGGGATGCCGATCTCCTGCACTCCAAACGGGAGGTCCTTCGGCTAAACGATGAGATAGCAAACCTGGAAAAGGAG cTTGCTTATGGAGAGCTGAAGAATGAGATACGACCCACCAAAAAGGACCTAGACAAACGGATCTCAGAGATGCAGGATAAGCATG AACCAATTTCCGATCTTGTGATGCCAACAACAAGCGAGCCTTtgaccacaacaacaacactagCGGCTCCAACAACACTAAAAGAAAGCGCAAACGAGTTCACTTTGCTGCCTGATTTGGAACTGACCGATTTCCCAGCAGATGTGGCTTCTGAAGTTGCTGCTTGTACCGCTGATGTTGGTGCCGTCGATGGCGATGAGATCCTGCAAAACATAATCCGAAGCAATGAGCGCCTGGCCAAGGAGTTGGCCAAAATGCCGCCTCTGCCGAAGATTTCCAGCTACAGGAAGCAAAGAAACAGGGCAGAGTCATCATctccaacagcagcaacatcggcgccaacagcagcaacatcagccacATCCAAGACCAAATGCTTTTGCCCCAGTTTCATGCGACACAGACACGAGCATGAGCACATCCACACGTTGCGCAGACGCAGCAGCGCATgtagcagcaacagcaacgccGAGACGAGTGTTGCATGTTGCCGCGGTCGCAACGGCAGCAgatcagcagcaacatcggccAGCAAAGCGCGTACACAAACCACGCACAGCAAGCCCACCCTAGAAACGCACCACCAACACGAGCACCACCGCACCaccagcaatagcaacagcaacagcaacaccgccgagcaacagcaacatcaccCTGGCTGCTGTCACTCCTGCAAAACGGAGCCGTTGCCCTGGCTGCAACAGCATCTAGTTTTGAACCAGACCCTGAGCAGTGCCCCTGTTTGCCAGCCCACGTGTCAAGTGCAACACTTGACGGTGGACGCTGGcggcacggcagcaacatgcGCGGATGCAACACCATCCGCCTGCAGAGGTCCCGGCAGCAATGCCCTGAGTGCCAGCATCAAGCCGAAGTTGTACTTTGAGCAACTGTTGCGGCGCGATGGCTGCCACAAGAAGCCACGCCCTCCGGTCAAAGTAGATGTCAACGTGAGGCTGGTGCCCAAACAGCCCACGCCCAAGGTCACTCGCTCCCTAAACGAGACTTTCGTCAAGGAGGTGGACGAGGTGGCTCATGCCCTGAACGAAACCTTTGTGAAGGATACGTCGCCGGAATTGGCGCACATCGATGAGCAGCTGGCGGAGCTGGAACGAAACGATCGAGATCGGGAGGAtcacgaggaggaggaggaggacgaagaggcggaggagcaggagcaggccACCAAGCTTTGA
- the LOC128266232 gene encoding serologically defined colon cancer antigen 8 homolog isoform X5 — protein sequence MKADNFFKYGAPLYQPKSARSHSQSQPQALASNIGHLTSSSLLTSDDLRHLTQQRCTGYSDRESLASVSSAGGRIKRRSRNFPMKSSKGGISKKSKTMDYTNYAYNEAVGRLKVMLADNSYVAPKLGGGVSSYLRNFNEDSGDNFSDNLSVIERPVFSDISKYLSPSQKTRISSYRPKKSYTSGYLSASKENLATTPALYPSSSSVPAAPLPSDSVPAPVEIFSFIEKQEDYIEQLEKESKYCRNELTNLLGKVKDVINENEQLTENARTELVALGSAKCQPPIATTSPSSDSDEHLVFASGRKTPTTPRKGACKGQVQSPRYASAPNIVYEARISELEAELMQASIDLRRLRTENEELKRKLAHTDPLSTVSTLTGGSNCDLHRKQLESLQQDKLNLEESVRHLQRLLDEAKAQGQGSASSKRYISDLVQMERSQAELEVRHLRDELDRQHERVRELQHEMARRLAEERASAERRYNSQVDQLGGDLSCQWEQVAKLQLDLERQKRYETDLKRDVASRNSQIEELKMELRANRTTFLADMAQVNAEKQSLEQDITSLRLQLDRAARETKTEAARLTAEINSLRQRLDRGDADLLHSKREVLRLNDEIANLEKELAYGELKNEIRPTKKDLDKRISEMQDKHAGTVNELEEMITSQKQLMDKLTNECKTLTGKLEDTTYKHKTNFRSCDANNKRAFDHNNNTSGSNNTKRKRKRVHFAA from the exons ATGAAAGCAGACAACTTCTTCAAGTACGGCGCCCCTTTGTACCAACCGAAAAGTGCCCGGAGTCACTCTCAGAGCCAACCGCAAGCCCTCGCCAGCAACATCGGCCATCTGACTTCGTCCTCGCTGCTGACGAGCGACGACCTGCGACATCTCACCCAGCAGCGGTGCACAGGATACTCGGACCGGGAGAGCCTAGCCAGCGTGAGCAGTGCGGGTGGCCGGATTAAGCGGCGATCGAG AAACTTCCCGATGAAGTCCTCGAAGGGGGGCATCAGCAAGAAGAGCAAGACCATGGATTACACCAACTACGCCTACAACGAGGCCGTGGGCCGTCTAAAGGTGATGCTGGCCGACAACTCCTACGTGGCCCCCAAATTGGGAGGAGGTGTGTCTTCGTATTTGCGCAACTTCAACGAGGATTCCGGGGACAACTTCTCCGACAACCTATCG gTAATTGAGCGTCCCGTCTTCTCGGACATTTCCAAGTATCTGTCGCCCAGCCAGAAGACGCGAATTAGCTCGTATCGCCCCAAGAAAAGCTATACTTCGGGTTATCTCTCTGCTTCCAAGGAGAATCTGGCTACCACTCCGGCTCTGTACCCGAGCAGCTCCTCCGTTCCCGCTGCTCCTCTTCCGTCGGACAGTGTGCCGGCTCCGGTGGAGATTTTCAGCTTTATCGAGAAGCAAGAGGATTACATTGAGCAGCTGGAAAAGGAGTCCAAGTACTGTCGCAATGAGCTGACCAATCTGTTGGGCAAAGTCAAGGATGTGATCAACGAGAACGAGCAGCTGACGGAGAATGCTCGTACCGAGTTGGTGGCTCTTGGTTCGGCTAAGTGCCAGCCACCGATTGCCACCACGAGTCCCTCCTCGGATAGTGACGAGCATTTGGTGTTCGCCAGTGGTCGCAAGACACCAACGACTCCGAGAAAGGGTGCCTGCAAGGGTCAGGTGCAGAGTCCTCGCTATGCAAGTGCCCCGAATATCGTCTACGAGGCCAGGATTAGCGAATTGGAAGCCGAGTTGATGCAGGCCAGCATCGATCTCCGACGCTTGCGCACTGAAAACGAAGAGCTCAAGCGGAAGCTGGCCCACACCGATCCCCTGTCGACTGTGTCCACCCTAACGGGGGGTTCCAACTGCGATTTGCACCGCAAACAGCTGGAAAGCCTGCAGCAGGACAAGCTGAATCTGGAGGAGAGCGTGCGCCACTTGCAGCGACTGCTGGACGAGGCCAAGGCCCAGGGCCAGGGAAGTGCCTCCTCCAAGCGGTACATAAGCGATCTGGTGCAGATGGAGCGCTCGCAGGCGGAGCTGGAGGTGCGCCATCTCCGGGACGAGCTGGACCGCCAGCACGAGCGGGTCAGGGAGCTGCAGCACGAGATGGCCAGGCGACTGGCCGAGGAGCGGGCCAGTGCCGAGCGGCGCTACAACAGCCAGGTGGACCAGCTGGGCGGCGATCTTAGCTGCCAGTGGGAGCAGGTGGCCAAGCTGCAGCTGGACCTGGAGCGCCAGAAGCGCTACGAAACCGATCTCAAGCGGGATGTGGCCAGTCGCAATTCGCAGATCGAGGAGCTCAAAATGGAGCTGAGAGCCAACAGGACCACCTTCCTGGCGGACATGGCGCAGGTGAATGCGGAGAAGCAATCGTTGGAGCAGGACATCACCTCGTTGCGTCTGCAGTTGGACCGGGCCGCCAGGGAAACCAAGACGGAGGCGGCTCGCCTTACCGCCGAGATCAACTCCTTGAGGCAGCGACTGGACCGCGGGGATGCCGATCTCCTGCACTCCAAACGGGAGGTCCTTCGGCTAAACGATGAGATAGCAAACCTGGAAAAGGAG cTTGCTTATGGAGAGCTGAAGAATGAGATACGACCCACCAAAAAGGACCTAGACAAACGGATCTCAGAGATGCAGGATAAGCATG CGGGAACGGTAAATGAGCTTGAGGAAATGATTACATCTCAGAAGCAACTCATGGATAAACTGACGAACGAGTGCAAGACCCTGACGGGCAAATTAGAGGATACGACCTACAAGCACAA AACCAATTTCCGATCTTGTGATGCCAACAACAAGCGAGCCTTtgaccacaacaacaacactagCGGCTCCAACAACACTAAAAGAAAGCGCAAACGAGTTCACTTTGCTGCCTGA
- the LOC128266232 gene encoding calponin homology domain-containing protein DDB_G0272472 isoform X6 yields the protein MKADNFFKYGAPLYQPKSARSHSQSQPQALASNIGHLTSSSLLTSDDLRHLTQQRCTGYSDRESLASVSSAGGRIKRRSRNFPMKSSKGGISKKSKTMDYTNYAYNEAVGRLKVMLADNSYVAPKLGGGVSSYLRNFNEDSGDNFSDNLSVIERPVFSDISKYLSPSQKTRISSYRPKKSYTSGYLSASKENLATTPALYPSSSSVPAAPLPSDSVPAPVEIFSFIEKQEDYIEQLEKESKYCRNELTNLLGKVKDVINENEQLTENARTELVALGSAKCQPPIATTSPSSDSDEHLVFASGRKTPTTPRKGACKGQVQSPRYASAPNIVYEARISELEAELMQASIDLRRLRTENEELKRKLAHTDPLSTVSTLTGGSNCDLHRKQLESLQQDKLNLEESVRHLQRLLDEAKAQGQGSASSKRYISDLVQMERSQAELEVRHLRDELDRQHERVRELQHEMARRLAEERASAERRYNSQVDQLGGDLSCQWEQVAKLQLDLERQKRYETDLKRDVASRNSQIEELKMELRANRTTFLADMAQVNAEKQSLEQDITSLRLQLDRAARETKTEAARLTAEINSLRQRLDRGDADLLHSKREVLRLNDEIANLEKELAYGELKNEIRPTKKDLDKRISEMQDKHAGTVNELEEMITSQKQLMDKLTNECKTLTGKLEDTTYKHKEEISALQSNLEYLSNRMLSNEEHMSKLDSSPHDYTSLVPGKAAYDYQAATYGTPIEPIQSTPQPHNIASDDDYTSAGIGLVNGATASASAEATAAASIAAGAAAAGAGAGSGAGSGVTGRKSSIADYGLQDNDDENLKDNLGLGEKQQQQQHDLDRQREREERDRELQQLREQREKREREREREREREREQAEQQQQAEQQQQQQPLDESNIASAGSANLAAYNTDYSAYDQQQYDASAYDPSAYGQQQYEGQQYDYGDAGAGYDYGAADYGQSGYQYDATPGGAAASQPQSQPQPQSQYQTPAAPQRHHHQPFQQQQQHQQEQEQELEQEQQRADHNRARAVELWGQQLRLEQSPAENPLCHNSLPRQPPSRSNWSPGCEDRLPLECSISSPSLMRSSNDETCSELADLSETFLVLADDGGSGEEQAEEESLSPAHTTIITARRSSAPAVVQQADIANETVTIERHLDAHQ from the exons ATGAAAGCAGACAACTTCTTCAAGTACGGCGCCCCTTTGTACCAACCGAAAAGTGCCCGGAGTCACTCTCAGAGCCAACCGCAAGCCCTCGCCAGCAACATCGGCCATCTGACTTCGTCCTCGCTGCTGACGAGCGACGACCTGCGACATCTCACCCAGCAGCGGTGCACAGGATACTCGGACCGGGAGAGCCTAGCCAGCGTGAGCAGTGCGGGTGGCCGGATTAAGCGGCGATCGAG AAACTTCCCGATGAAGTCCTCGAAGGGGGGCATCAGCAAGAAGAGCAAGACCATGGATTACACCAACTACGCCTACAACGAGGCCGTGGGCCGTCTAAAGGTGATGCTGGCCGACAACTCCTACGTGGCCCCCAAATTGGGAGGAGGTGTGTCTTCGTATTTGCGCAACTTCAACGAGGATTCCGGGGACAACTTCTCCGACAACCTATCG gTAATTGAGCGTCCCGTCTTCTCGGACATTTCCAAGTATCTGTCGCCCAGCCAGAAGACGCGAATTAGCTCGTATCGCCCCAAGAAAAGCTATACTTCGGGTTATCTCTCTGCTTCCAAGGAGAATCTGGCTACCACTCCGGCTCTGTACCCGAGCAGCTCCTCCGTTCCCGCTGCTCCTCTTCCGTCGGACAGTGTGCCGGCTCCGGTGGAGATTTTCAGCTTTATCGAGAAGCAAGAGGATTACATTGAGCAGCTGGAAAAGGAGTCCAAGTACTGTCGCAATGAGCTGACCAATCTGTTGGGCAAAGTCAAGGATGTGATCAACGAGAACGAGCAGCTGACGGAGAATGCTCGTACCGAGTTGGTGGCTCTTGGTTCGGCTAAGTGCCAGCCACCGATTGCCACCACGAGTCCCTCCTCGGATAGTGACGAGCATTTGGTGTTCGCCAGTGGTCGCAAGACACCAACGACTCCGAGAAAGGGTGCCTGCAAGGGTCAGGTGCAGAGTCCTCGCTATGCAAGTGCCCCGAATATCGTCTACGAGGCCAGGATTAGCGAATTGGAAGCCGAGTTGATGCAGGCCAGCATCGATCTCCGACGCTTGCGCACTGAAAACGAAGAGCTCAAGCGGAAGCTGGCCCACACCGATCCCCTGTCGACTGTGTCCACCCTAACGGGGGGTTCCAACTGCGATTTGCACCGCAAACAGCTGGAAAGCCTGCAGCAGGACAAGCTGAATCTGGAGGAGAGCGTGCGCCACTTGCAGCGACTGCTGGACGAGGCCAAGGCCCAGGGCCAGGGAAGTGCCTCCTCCAAGCGGTACATAAGCGATCTGGTGCAGATGGAGCGCTCGCAGGCGGAGCTGGAGGTGCGCCATCTCCGGGACGAGCTGGACCGCCAGCACGAGCGGGTCAGGGAGCTGCAGCACGAGATGGCCAGGCGACTGGCCGAGGAGCGGGCCAGTGCCGAGCGGCGCTACAACAGCCAGGTGGACCAGCTGGGCGGCGATCTTAGCTGCCAGTGGGAGCAGGTGGCCAAGCTGCAGCTGGACCTGGAGCGCCAGAAGCGCTACGAAACCGATCTCAAGCGGGATGTGGCCAGTCGCAATTCGCAGATCGAGGAGCTCAAAATGGAGCTGAGAGCCAACAGGACCACCTTCCTGGCGGACATGGCGCAGGTGAATGCGGAGAAGCAATCGTTGGAGCAGGACATCACCTCGTTGCGTCTGCAGTTGGACCGGGCCGCCAGGGAAACCAAGACGGAGGCGGCTCGCCTTACCGCCGAGATCAACTCCTTGAGGCAGCGACTGGACCGCGGGGATGCCGATCTCCTGCACTCCAAACGGGAGGTCCTTCGGCTAAACGATGAGATAGCAAACCTGGAAAAGGAG cTTGCTTATGGAGAGCTGAAGAATGAGATACGACCCACCAAAAAGGACCTAGACAAACGGATCTCAGAGATGCAGGATAAGCATG CGGGAACGGTAAATGAGCTTGAGGAAATGATTACATCTCAGAAGCAACTCATGGATAAACTGACGAACGAGTGCAAGACCCTGACGGGCAAATTAGAGGATACGACCTACAAGCACAA AGAGGAAATATCTGCTTTACAATCGAATCTAGAATATCTATCCAATCGCATGTTGAGTAATGAGGAGCATATGAGTAAATTAGATAGCTCACCACATGATTATACTAGCTTAGTTCCTGGAAAAG CCGCTTACGACTACCAGGCAGCGACATATGGCACCCCAATCGAACCCATACAAAGCACCCCACAACCACACAACATCGCCAGCGATGACGACTACACGTCCGCCGGAATTGGCCTGGTCAATGGAGCAACTGCCTCCGCCTCGGCAGAGGCCACCGCCGCAGCCAGCATTGCAGccggagcagctgcagcaggagcaggagcaggatcgGGAGCAGGATCAGGAGTCACTGGTCGCAAGAGCAGCATCGCCGACTATGGACTCCAGGATAACGATGACGAGAATCTCAAGGACAACCTTGGCCTGGGCgagaagcagcaacaacaacagcatgaCCTGGACAGGCAACGCGAGCGGGAGGAGCGCGACCGGGAGCTCCAGCAACTGCGGGAGCAGCGGGAAAAACGTGAGCGGGagcgggaacgggaacgggagcGGGAACGCGAGCAggccgagcagcagcagcaggcggagcagcaacagcagcaacaaccgcTGGACGAGAGTAACATTGCCAGTGCCGGCAGCGCCAATCTGGCCGCCTACAACACCGACTACAGTGCCTACGATCAGCAGCAGTACGATGCCAGTGCCTACGACCCCAGCGCCTATGGCCAGCAGCAGTACGAGGGGCAGCAGTACGACTACGGCGATGCCGGGGCCGGCTACGACTACGGCGCTGCTGACTATGGACAGTCTGGATACCAGTATGACGCCACGCCAGGAGGCGCCGCTGCCAGTCAGCCAcagtcgcagccgcagccgcagtcCCAGTACCAAACGCCAGCTGCACCCCAGCGA caccatcaCCAGCCAttccaacagcaacagcaacatcagcaggagcaggagcaggagctggagcaggagcagcaacgAGCCGACCACAATCGCGCCCGGGCAGTGGAGCTGTGGGGTCAGCAGCTGCGGCTGGAGCAGTCGCCGGCGGAAAATCCGCTATGCCACAACAGTCTGCCGCGTCAGCCGCCGTCAAGAAGTAACTGGAGTCCCGGCTGCGAGGATCGCCTGCCGCTGGAGTGCTCCATCAGTAGTCCCAGCCTGATGCGTTCGTCCAACGATGAGACCTGCTCCGAGCTGGCCGATCTCAGCGAGACCTTTTTGGTTCTGGCCGACGACGGGGGTTCGGGGGAGGAGCAGGCAGAGGAGGAGAGCTTGTCCCCGGCCCACACCACCATAATCACGGCCAGGAGGTCGAGTGCTCCGGCCGTGGTCCAACAGGCGGACATTGCCAACGAAACAGTCACCATCGAGCGCCATCTAGATGCCCACCAATAG